A region of the Acipenser ruthenus chromosome 40, fAciRut3.2 maternal haplotype, whole genome shotgun sequence genome:
AATGGCAGCAGGGATTTCCAGGATGTCTCCGTATTCCTCATTAACATCACTCTGAACGACACGGGGAGGTACACCTGCAGGATCAGGAGATACTTAAACTTCGAGATACACAGGCACACCACCGAAACCGAGAAGTACATTGATCTGCTGGTCACAGAGGAAGGTAGGGGGTTAGGGTGGGGGcgggttggggggttggggggtgttCACAGAGCTCTTTTTAGGATGCATTGCAGAAGTCATTATGAAGTACTGTTCAGCTGGTCTCTTCCCAGAGGAAAGTCTTCTGTTGGATAATTTGGATAATCTCATGGCAAATGctattacattattttgtcaGATGACCAATCCAGACATTTCTTTCACATATTTTTACATAtcattcatatgtaaatatcacaTATCACTCATTAATCGCGTGTTAAATCGAGTTTGTGCCCGCCCTGAATGGCTCAATTGTCTTGTTCTGTGCAGCCGGGGAGGACTTCACTGCAGTCGTCTCTGAGATTATGATGTACGTTCTGCTGGTGTTCCTGACTCTCTGGCTGCTCATAGAGATGGTTTACTGCTACATAAAGATCTCAAGGGCTGATGAGGTGGCGCAGGACAGTGCGTAAGTACAGTAATATTCACTCACAAAATGAATCGGAAGCAGTGCGCTGAGCAGGAGAAGAAGCTGAGTAAATCCAGCCTGAAGTGTTACTAATAATCCATTGCACAAGATCAGTTTGGGAAAAAGGTGACTACATACGAGAGAATATTAAGTGGGGCTGCTTTGATTCGGTGGAAGGACAACCAGTTGATAAAAAGAACCCCAAACAAAACAGCGCAGTAAAGCAGTGCTGACttcttttaaatgaagtttaaatacattttgcaaccAGATGTGTAGGATTTTTACTGTTTGAATGAGATCCTTTGCTTTTGCCAGTTTGTTTTATGATTGCACTGTACCTGTATTAGATTTATTTCTCggttttctttttgtgttgtgAAAGGATTGTAGCGTGCATTGAGCATGCttggttttctgtttatttacaggACAGACTACCTAACAATACCGTCTGAAAATAAAGAGAACCCTGCTGCCCAAGTTGGCAACTAAAAGCGATCAATCCAAACTCGAATGGTATTTTTATCTTAAATGTATCATTTGCTAAATCCATCTCGCAGTTCCTCCTGTGCACAGCTGAGATTCTTCATcatgttgttttgtaaatcaGTTTCTAATTTTATCATCCTGATCATCacaccccccccccttcccttccCTAGAAATAATTTCTGAAGAGAAAATGCATTTGATTTTAGTTTAGTCTGTCCAAATGCTTCATGTTAATTGCAATTGCAAGTTGATGAGTGAAGTGCTGTTTTAAACTCCATTTCAATCCTCTTTTGTTGTTCTGTGTTCCAGGGAAAGCATTGGATCACTGGAGCAAGGGAAGACGCCCGAACCTCCAGAACCAATACAGGGAAGGTGTACCACACTGCATACACTGTGATGATCCAGTATCTTGCAATTCCGGACAGTATTCCTATGTGTTAGTCAGCAGTCTCTGAGCACCCACCATCGCGAGTTAACAAACCCAAGCTGAGTTGTCTTTGCGTTCGTGTAGCATGCTGTTCGGAGGACGTGGGCAGTGTTTACTTCACCattgtttcattattttgttgtattttctaAATTACATTTGTGATCCTAAAACCTTAACCCAGGGATGACACAGCAGTCCGTGCTCTGTGTAATGTGTGCCTCACAATACTTAAGGGATCTGTCTGGATGATCTTGGGTACCTGACATATTTCTGACTGGAAAATGGAAAGATCCGCTACACAGTGACAGTGTTTAGGTGGCCTTAGCAATAGGAATTTGTGCATGTTACTGATGTATATATTTCTGCATGCTAttgtgacatcacaaacacagaattatgtttttgctagtaatgtgtgtgtgatataCGTGTAGTAGCCTGTAGAATATCAATGGAAGCCTTTAACTGCGAGTTGGATTCAAAAGAGCTAAGATTTCAGGCAGCTGAGAGCAAGagagtgtgtgtgcttttcttctttattatAAAATGGTTTCTGTAGtggtattgtttatatattggtTAATCTGCTTTAGTAgtgacttcaatataatgcatactgtatgttttgtaggtttgaaagtgctgttgaaaaaaagttattgaagtTTTATTGGAGTTTGtaataagaaataaagaaaaacttttaatctggaacctttttgtgactttttcCCCCCTAAGaatgatgttattagaataatcgaTAATCGCAATCgggattattttcaaatatcGATTCGATAATCGAATcgacttgtaaaagtgataatcgCTCATCACTACTTCATACCCATTTCAATTAAACTGAGGCAGGCCCCCCTTTAATTGCCCTTTTAAGAAAAGCACACCAGGTCCCCTTTTGATCTTGTAGTTGCCCTTTTAAGAAAGGAATGTTTGTTAGGGACTTGATTAGAGACAGCTGAGGGTGGTTGTGCTGTGCACTGTGTCCTGCTAGAAAAAGTGAGGCAGGGTTTGCTTGCCAAGAGTAAAGTGTGTCTGTACGGGAAGCTGGTTTTGTGGCCTGACTGTCTTGAAATGCTTGTTTATCTTCAGCAGGCTGCCTGTCCGGTGAGAACATTCCTTTTATTAAATGATATGCAGAGTGTTTTGTGGTACTACTTCTTTGATAGTGTTCTGAAGCTGGTGCatgtataagtgtgtgtgtgtatatatatatatatatatatatatatatatatatatatatatatatatatatccttgtgTTAACCACTTGTCATTAATGCATGGTGTTGTGTGTTAATCCGGAGGACTGGTTTGCAGTCGCCTCTTCTCTTTTGTTCTGTTCCTGAGCCTTTGTGAGCATTGTTTGTCTTGGAACTAGTGGTATtactagtttttttttggtttttttttctggtcaaaccAGATTTTGAGGAGGTGTTTCCTCGTTTTGTGGAAAGGGGTTTCCAGGATAGGTGACGTGTGCTGCAGAAGAGGAGCTGTGGAGCTCTTGTGGGAGTGACCTAGACAAAACCACATGGGTGTCATTTCAAGGCTTGTTGCAAGGACTTCCCAATGAAAATATATTGATTAAGTTAAGGGGTCGGGGCAACACGCtatggtccacttgagctggaatgacccactGGGCAGATGTGTGCTGCTGGAGCCTGATGCATTCACAAGCCACGGTTCATCGCATTGCCACGAACAGTGACTATCGCAAGCCTGGTCACCCCTCTCATTTTCACCCGAGTCTCAGGCAGCAGGTTTGTTTCGTTTGGATGTGGGGCCTGCTTGTCCGTACTGGCTTGTACATTTTGAATGAAAAGTAAAGCAGGCTACTTGTACAAAAAGTGCGCTAAACTTAgacaatatttttatataattcatTTTCAAGTCTGAGGAACATTTCTGAGTGACCTGATTTTGTTACGTTTGTTTGCAAAGCTCCCCAGGCAATAATCTCATCAGTCGATTTGCACTGCGACACACAGTGGAAGTAAACAGGACACATTCGATAGAGGCACACATCTTGTTTGTTGAGATGCTGTGTTCCCTGTAGTGTAGTGAAGCATACATGTGGTTTGGGGTGTTTTACGAATGGACCGGACCACATTCTCCCCCAGAAAATAGACATCCAAGCAGCCTGACCTAAATGAAATCTTTAATGAAATGAGTGACCTGTAAAATATCAGCAAGGGGCTGAGAAACATCTATAATGAATTCTCTGTTAAGAATAGCAATATCAGATTAATTAAAATATTCATCTTTATCCGTATTATTAAGTTCTTCTTTATAAATGGCTTGCAAATTAAAAGCAGGTTTTGCATCTGGGATTATTTTTCTCTGAAGATATAAAATACTGCAGAATCTaggttatttctttattttaaaaggatTCCCACAGGGTCCTGCGTTTTCTTAGtatatttctgttcagttttttaCTCCAACACAGCTTAAGGATCTTGGGAGTATTGTCTTTATGAAAAgcaaactttgtcatttgaaaaaCAACCCTACAGTACAGAGTTTAAAACCAGGGTTGCGatcaatttgtttttcaattctatcgcctcattgatcaaaattgcaattagcagtattctgttaaaatgagcttctcacagtggcaaaaGTAATtacattgaagtcactgttagtcaattaaattggcttcaaatgaaagcagctgcaCAGTCACAACAATTGTCTCTAAAATATGAATGCCAGTTCTTATTCCTTTGAAGAATTTGGAATTGGAATTcggaatagattttaaaaaggaattggaattgaaaacagGAGTTGACCCCACAACCCTGGCTAAAACTACATCCAGGATGTCTGTGGAATGAGAGGGGAGATGGGCTGTAGACTTTTCCTGTGTCCAGATATTAGGTGTCTCAGAGATTACCAGTAATCACATTGTGAATTTGTTGCAATGTTCACACAACACACAGGTTTTATTGAGGACTTGCATTGCAGATTTTAGATTTATAGGATTTGTAGTCTCTTACTTGGTGTCAAATTTGTGGCTCCTTAATTGTTCATGGCTAACACTGTTGCAATTTACAACCGCGATTACTTCAGTTCTACCTGAATAATGGCTACTGTacttgtgtgtgttgtttgaagTGCTGtaacaaggtgttttttttttttaagacctgGATGTCACTTTCTAAGCCATGTATCTTGGGTAAAAAATGGTTTTAATCTCCAGAAACCCAAAAAATTACACTAATGATGCAGAATATGGAGACCCTGTGACAAAttcagtgtaaaataaataaacacaaatgacacAAAATTAAAAGTTTGTTCAATACTTTATTCATACCTTCATTTTctactttacatttactggatagACATTTTTATATCCTGGTAGGCAAGGTTATCGATATACCCAAACCCACGCACAGCGCAgagtttttatgtgtgtgtgtgtgtgtgtgtgtgtgtgtgtgtgtgtgtgtgtgtgtgtgtatatatatatatataaatatacacacacactagatATTGGAGATCAAAACAGGTCTAACATACTTCAGTTAGCTCATGCCATGACACACCTTGAAGAACACAGtccagaattttttttctttatatattatttttaatttattgtcaTCATGTTTGCTTGTGTCATTCAAAAGAAGTCACGTAACTGGCAGAATATGAATAGGTGGCTGTAAGTTCTGTTGCAATGTGGGCAAAAGGCAGTGTCTGGGATACCTGGGTTATCGGGGATAGATACATTTACATTAAAGCTATTAAACCCCTCCctgacaacaaaaaaaataaataaaattactaaataaaaaataaaaactccccTCCCGTGTAAGTTCAGAagagccaagaaaaaaaaaaaaaaaaactactcctGATTCCAAACCCCTCTCCAGTCACCGGAGTCCTCCGCAAATTCTAGATAGATCTCATTTCATAGTAAAGAAACCCACAGTTCAGGTCTAGTACAGACATATCGTACGATGGCAAGCTAATTCACTTGCCGCTGCTCTGGCCGGTAAGTAAATGGCAAGCAACCGACTAACATTGCACTGCAGCATCCATCTGGTGGGATAGACTAGGATTCAAACAGAACCTTTACAAggaggaacatttctgttttaaaaatcaaGCAGCTTTGTCAAAAACGGACAAAAAGAGAGTCGCTAAGTTACACAAAAAAGAGGCTATTTTCAAGAAAATCCATGGAATTAAtaatcgtcatcatcatcataatgaagtaatacaaaaaaacaggtaTCCCCTGAATATCTTATTCATTGAATCACTTTTGTTAGAACTTTGATACCAACAGCCTGcccttttttaaatcatttttataaaacagaaacatttccAACCATCGTGATGTCCACAAAGCGAAGACCCAGCCCCTCTCACACCAGCACTGCCTCTCCCATCACCGCTACTCTTGCATTGTTCACACCACACACAGCAGAGAGTCCAAGCCAAAAGCATGCTCCAAGATACCAACGATCCCACCTCAATGGTGAGCAAAATGAAACACAAGCACAGTACTGAAAACCCAAAGACTTCATTTCATAACTGCATATGAAAGGACCCCCCCCGTTTGTTGtaaaaagtgatttttattttttattttttggtgtatCACTTA
Encoded here:
- the LOC117397178 gene encoding sodium channel subunit beta-3 isoform X2 gives rise to the protein MVFIRSLFNSLPLLILMAGSCCSVCVEVPSDNLAVQGTNMKLACISCMKREEVSAETEVEWFYTSPEGENITMCSYYNGVQREVCPYKDRLIWNGSRDFQDVSVFLINITLNDTGRYTCRIRRYLNFEIHRHTTETEKYIDLLVTEEAGEDFTAVVSEIMMYVLLVFLTLWLLIEMVYCYIKISRADEVAQDSATDYLTIPSENKENPAAQVGN
- the LOC117397178 gene encoding sodium channel subunit beta-3 isoform X1, with product MVFIRSLFNSLPLLILMAGSCCSVCVEVPSDNLAVQGTNMKLACISCMKREEVSAETEVEWFYTSPEGENITMCSYYNGVQREVCPYKDRLIWNGSRDFQDVSVFLINITLNDTGRYTCRIRRYLNFEIHRHTTETEKYIDLLVTEEAGEDFTAVVSEIMMYVLLVFLTLWLLIEMVYCYIKISRADEVAQDSAESIGSLEQGKTPEPPEPIQGRCTTLHTL
- the LOC117397178 gene encoding sodium channel subunit beta-3 isoform X3; the encoded protein is MKLACISCMKREEVSAETEVEWFYTSPEGENITMCSYYNGVQREVCPYKDRLIWNGSRDFQDVSVFLINITLNDTGRYTCRIRRYLNFEIHRHTTETEKYIDLLVTEEAGEDFTAVVSEIMMYVLLVFLTLWLLIEMVYCYIKISRADEVAQDSAESIGSLEQGKTPEPPEPIQGRCTTLHTL